The nucleotide window agctcaagcgatcctcctgtctcagcctcccgagtagctgggactacagacatgcaccaccatgcccggctaattttttctatatatatttttagctgtccatataatttctttctatttttagtagagatggggtctcgctcttgctcaggttggtctcgaactcctgagctcaaacgatccgcccacctcggcctcccagagtgctaggattacaggcgtgagccaccgcgcccggcctgctctggcatttcttcctccttctctgccaGCCCACCAAGAGACCCCAGGGGGAAAGTGCTTTCGCAATTCTGGGTGGAGGAGACCTTCGAATTTACAGGCATTTGAACAGAGCAGTTGCTTTCAAAACCGTGTTCTCCAAGATCATACTGAACAAGGGTCTCTTCTCGCTCTTGGTTTAAGTAGTCCGGTACTAGGAAATCACTTCATGCTTTAGGCGATGCATCTTTAGCAAGTAAGCCCTGGTGAACTTTTTCCCACAGCGGGCACACTGAAATCGTTTAATTCCTGAGTGGATGAGCATGTGCTGTTTGAGATTCTGGATACCGGTGAATCGCACCCCACAGGTCGGACACTGAAAAGGTCTGTCTGGACCATTTGGACTTGGTCGTTCTGTAGTGCTGGTAGAAGGAACAATGTACAGTTGGTGGGGATGCTGAACATTTTCCAATCGATCATCATTATCTGCATGAGCATTAGTGCTAGAGGTGCTTTGAAGTGTAGGTAATCCCTCGGTAAGGCCTTTGTCTACTGAGCCTATAGAGGGAGACTGTGGACTAATCAGAAGGTCCTCTTGGACTTGTTCACTTCCCGGCACTGTCTGCTGATCACTCAGGGAACTCTGAGACGCACTGACAGGCTGGGACACTTCCTCATGGACCTCCTCATCACTTAACCTTTCTACTTTGACTCAGACATCTTCTTCTGTACCCAGAGGTAAGGTAGTTTTTGTGCTTTCACAGGTCACGTAATCAGCAATTCTTCTACCTGTCTCAGACGGGCCAGGTAATTCTAAAGTCCGGGTATTTTCTGCCTGCTTAACCTTCTCTGGTTGAATCCTTCGATCAATTCCAACAGGAAAAGTCCAGGGGAAAGCTAAAGAAGAGTCAACTGGCTGATTCCTATTTTCTGAGTAGGAAGCTGAAGAATTCAATACCTGGGGTGAACTTGTTTGTGTGCTACACTTCACAGGACTTTCAGGAGACATAACAGTGTTGCTTTTGCGCTTACTCCGGGATTCTCAGCAGACAGGAATGGTTCTTTCTACCACACTGCACTCTGAAGACACTGGAGAAATGCTTCCATCTCGAGAAGGAAAACTGCAGTTAGAAGTATTTTCTTCTCCAGCGTCTAGACCCTTTTCTGGTTGGCTGTTGGGTGTATTCCATAAAATGCTTGATTTCATGAATTCTGAGCAGGTGCTAGCAACACTAAACATTTGCATATAGCTGGCTGCAGCTAGAACATCAATAATAATTTCTGTGTTAATTGACAAAGTGGCCGCGTAGGCCTATTCTAGGAGGGGTATAAAGCCAGTCACGGTAACATGATGCAGATCCAACACATTCTTGCTCTCATCCCCTGCTTGGCCTACAAGTTTGGTGCAAAAGAAATCACTGCAAGCTGCTAGTACTACTTTATGTGCCCGGAAGATTTTGTTCTGGACACCAATAGTGATAGCACAAAAATGTCCATCATTTCACAGCATATTTAGATTTGGAAGCATTTCCTGGCTGTGGGAAGAGGAGCTATGAGTAAATGTTTTCACACccatcttttccttcctcttctacaCGTGCTCTTCAAGGATGCAAATGAATCAGAAATGTCCTGCGGGTGGCGGTGCCACGGCCCGGAGacctgctgctcctcctcctcctccccgccagGCTGAAGCAGCGAggtggcggcggtggcggcgaCAGCCcggggtgggttggggaggggcgGAGCGCGCGGctggctccctctcctccctcggGAGGCTCAGGGGACCCTATCTCGGGCCGCCGCGCCTAGGCCCGTGAGCAGCCTGTGGCTGGGGCATGGCGGCACTGCCCACCGGCGTGCCTGTGACGTGGGAAAGTGCAAAGCGGCGGGGAGGACGGCACCGCACCCTCTGCCCCGCCCTGGCGCTCGGAGGGGCCTGAGGGGAAGAGCCAGGGGGCCCGCGACCGTTGGCCCAGAGCAGGCGGCGATCTGGGGAGCGCGGCGACGGCTCGGGTTTTCCCGGCGGGGcgggctggggaaggggatgaggagtgaggggaggggtgggggaggttgggagggagcCGCCACCGCCGTTGCCGCCTGTTTCATTCCTTATTCCAAGCTACCATTCTCTAACTTTTAACTAGTGAGTTTAGCCCATCGACATTGACTATAATCATAGTCAATGATATAGTTGAATTTATTTCCGTTATTGTATTTTGATCTTTCTATATATCATGCTTTTTCCATGTTTCTGTTCCCCCTTCTTTCCTATGTTCTCTTATatcgattttttaaaattctatttttctctctattgGTTTGAGAGGTAAGTAACCTACTTTTAGTTGTTAATGATTATGCTTGAAATTCTACATGCACAAATAACAAAATCTAAATGTAAGCAATACCTTGAACATCCTCCCCCAAAATGCAAGGGTACTTTAACCCTCATCACCATGTTCTGTTTTACGTACTTTTGTTGTCtactatttttattcccttttgaAACTGATactattttttaacagctttattaagttGTAAGTGATATCCAATAAATTGCacgtttaaagtgtacaattagaTAACTTTTGACATATGTGGATAGCCATAACACCATCATCACAGTCAAGAAAATGAACATGTCCCTCACTCCCAAATGTTTCTTTGTGTTCCTTTGCaatccctcccacccaccctcagGCAACCACTGACATGCTTTCTGTCAGTATACGTCGCTTTGAATTTTCTAGAGATTTATATAATGTAAccatacagtatatatttttgtttatctggatttttttccattcagtagaataataattattttgatattcatccatgctgttgagCATGTCAGTGGTTCATTCCTTTATACTGCTAAGTAGTGTtgcactgtatggatataccaaaaTATGTTTATGCcttcatccattaatggacatctaggttgtttccagttttgtgttattacaaacaaagctgctatgagcattcatgtacaagtcttgtatggacatatgctttcctttctcttgagtaaatatctAGGATCCGAAAGGACAGATCATGTGATAAATACATGTTTAActgtttaagaaactgccaaacatttccttttcctaaGGAAAATTCACGAATGTTCTGGGAAAAATTTTCAAAGGGATATGAAGGAAATACTCTAAAGAGTAGTGCTCaagtactaaatatttttatttaaaactgctCACCTAAGATTGATTCTCTcagactttaaaatttattaaaatactcaATATTTAAGTGTCATTGCACAAATGGAGGTATGATGATCATATTTTGGCTACCtgtgttcatattttttcccttgaGCTTATTTTGTTACCAATTCATATcttgtgtataattattttgcaaGCTATTTGGTCAACATTCCATAGAATATGTTCTGAGGAGGAATTTTGATAAGACAGTTTATTATAAATGTCTCCTAAAAGATATGATTTTATCTGTACTAGGTGTACCTTATTGGTTGGTCTTATCACTGGAAACTGGAGCCTTTGATGAACAAAATTAATACTGAAATAAGAATTGGTTTTATATTGTGTCATTTAGACATTTTCAAGTACCAAGTGGTAATACTAACTTGGATTGAGGCAGAAACACCTATTATATGGCTTGAAATTATTTCAGCCTTGCAGGCCTGACGGTATAGTGAAGAAAATGatcattatacatatataaacatctTTAAATGGCCTTTTCTCTAAcacatatgcttttaaaatactttactaAATTTACTGTCATAAATTGTTCATATTTCTTAATGAAACAACTTgtcacatgaaaaaaaataaatttatctttaaaagggaaaacagaaaggagaCTTTTACAAAAAGCATTGTCTGCCCTACACTATGTAAATGCAGCATGCCGCTAATGAGGGCTCCTTGAGGCTCCACTTACCAGGAGATACTTGTAAGTGGAGCAAGGTACTCCACAGATTGGCTTTCTGTTCACTTATTCCTTTGTGTGTTAAGCAAGCATACTGTCACAGATGGAGGCCATGATGGAATGGACAGGGTTTTCCTGCCAAGACCATCTTCCATCACGTATAAGTGAGTGTACCTAGGACAGCCCACAGAATTCCATAGAAATATTTCACCCCAGCTTCTGGGTTCCCCCTCCTGAGCCTAGATTTGCCTGGGTCCTGGTGTCATGCAAATGGTTTAAACAGACCTCTATGGATAAATGTTGATGTTGGataaagaactgaaaaatatgctcaactttttcatcttttctattttatttttgtgatttataTTGTACACAACCCTGGAAGTAACtattttatctgtctttttatgTGTCTTTTATATATCTGTTTTTGTAAACCAGGTAATTTATAGTTATTCTGGAGTTT belongs to Eulemur rufifrons isolate Redbay chromosome 30, OSU_ERuf_1, whole genome shotgun sequence and includes:
- the LOC138378531 gene encoding LOW QUALITY PROTEIN: zinc finger and BTB domain-containing protein 44-like (The sequence of the model RefSeq protein was modified relative to this genomic sequence to represent the inferred CDS: substituted 4 bases at 4 genomic stop codons), whose translation is MGVKTFTHSSSSHSQEMLPNLNMLXNDGHFCAITIGVQNKIFRAHKVVLAACSDFFCTKLVGQAGDESKNVLDLHHVTVTGFIPLLEXAYAATLSINTEIIIDVLAAASYMQMFSVASTCSEFMKSSILWNTPNSQPEKGLDAGEENTSNCSFPSRDGSISPVSSECSVVERTIPVCXESRSKRKSNTVMSPESPVKCSTQTSSPQVLNSSASYSENRNQPVDSSLAFPWTFPVGIDRRIQPEKVKQAENTRTLELPGPSETGRRIADYVTCESTKTTLPLGTEEDVXVKVERLSDEEVHEEVSQPVSASQSSLSDQQTVPGSEQVQEDLLISPQSPSIGSVDKGLTEGLPTLQSTSSTNAHADNDDRLENVQHPHQLYIVPSTSTTERPSPNGPDRPFQCPTCGVRFTGIQNLKQHMLIHSGIKRFQCARCGKKFTRAYLLKMHRLKHEVPLHRPRSMIENSQAIDEMTRNGE